Proteins encoded in a region of the Streptomyces sp. NBC_01471 genome:
- a CDS encoding adenylate kinase, with the protein MRIVLVGPPGAGKGTQAAYLAKDLVIPHISTGDLFRANISEGTELGKQAKALMDAGELVPDEVTIGMAQERMSQPDAEGGFLLDGFPRNVTQAQALDEWLSAEGRKLDAVLDLEVPEDEVVKRIAGRRICRNDSSHVFHVEYSRPKHEGVCDVCGGELYQRGDDTEATVRTRLEVYHTQTEPIIDHYKAQGLVSTISALGKVTEVTKRAMEALQADKV; encoded by the coding sequence ATGCGTATCGTCCTCGTCGGACCGCCCGGGGCGGGCAAGGGAACGCAGGCCGCGTACCTTGCCAAGGACCTGGTGATCCCGCACATCTCCACGGGCGACCTCTTCCGTGCCAACATCAGTGAGGGCACGGAGCTGGGCAAGCAGGCCAAGGCGCTGATGGACGCCGGCGAGCTGGTCCCGGACGAGGTCACCATCGGGATGGCGCAGGAGCGGATGTCCCAGCCCGACGCCGAGGGTGGTTTCCTCCTCGACGGTTTCCCGCGCAATGTCACCCAGGCCCAGGCACTCGACGAGTGGCTGAGCGCCGAGGGACGGAAGCTGGACGCGGTGCTGGACCTCGAGGTCCCCGAGGACGAGGTCGTGAAGCGGATCGCCGGGCGGCGCATCTGCCGCAACGATTCGAGTCACGTGTTCCACGTCGAGTACAGCCGGCCGAAGCACGAGGGCGTCTGCGACGTCTGCGGCGGCGAGCTCTACCAGCGCGGTGACGACACCGAGGCGACGGTGCGCACCCGGCTGGAGGTCTACCACACGCAGACCGAGCCGATCATCGACCACTACAAGGCCCAGGGCCTGGTGTCGACGATCTCCGCGCTCGGCAAGGTCACCGAGGTGACCAAGAGGGCCATGGAGGCCCTGCAGGCCGACAAGGTCTGA
- the secY gene encoding preprotein translocase subunit SecY, giving the protein MLTAFARAFKTPDLRKKLLFTLAIIVIYRLGTHIPIPGVSYSNVQQCLDQTKTNQGLFGLVNMFSGGALLQITIFALGIMPYITASIILQLLTVVIPRLEALKKEGQSGQAKVTQYTRYLTVALAVLQGTGLVATARTGALFGSCPVANQIVPDQSIFTTVTMVICMVAGTCVVMWLGELVTDRGIGNGMSILMFVSIAAGFPGALWAVKQQGKLAGGWIEFGAVILVGLAMVGLVVFVEQAQRRIPVQYAKRMIGRKSYGGTSTYIPLKVNQAGVIPVIFASSLLYIPGLIVQFSGSTAGWATWVKDNLVKGDHPAYIVTYFLLIVFFAFFYVAISFNPEEVADNMKKYGGFIPGIRAGRPTAEYLSYVLNRITWPGSLYLGVIALVPTMALVGFGANQNFPFGGTSILIIVGVGLETVKQIESQLQQRNYEGFLR; this is encoded by the coding sequence GTGCTCACCGCGTTCGCCCGAGCGTTCAAGACGCCCGACCTGCGCAAGAAGCTGCTGTTCACACTCGCCATCATCGTGATCTACCGGCTCGGAACGCACATCCCGATCCCCGGGGTCAGCTACTCGAACGTCCAGCAGTGTCTTGACCAGACGAAGACCAACCAGGGTCTCTTCGGTCTGGTCAACATGTTCAGTGGTGGCGCACTGTTGCAGATCACCATCTTCGCGCTCGGCATCATGCCGTACATCACGGCGAGCATCATCCTGCAGCTGCTGACCGTGGTGATCCCGCGGCTCGAAGCGCTGAAGAAGGAAGGGCAGTCCGGTCAGGCGAAGGTCACGCAGTACACGCGTTATCTGACCGTGGCGCTCGCCGTCCTCCAGGGCACCGGTCTGGTGGCGACCGCCCGGACCGGCGCGCTGTTCGGCAGCTGCCCCGTGGCCAACCAGATCGTGCCCGACCAGTCGATCTTCACCACCGTGACCATGGTGATCTGCATGGTCGCCGGTACCTGCGTGGTCATGTGGCTCGGCGAGCTCGTCACCGACCGCGGCATCGGCAACGGCATGTCGATCCTGATGTTCGTCTCCATCGCGGCCGGCTTCCCCGGCGCCCTGTGGGCCGTCAAGCAGCAGGGCAAGCTGGCGGGCGGCTGGATCGAGTTCGGTGCGGTGATCCTGGTGGGCCTGGCCATGGTCGGCCTCGTCGTCTTCGTGGAGCAGGCCCAGCGCCGCATCCCGGTCCAGTACGCGAAGCGCATGATCGGCCGGAAGTCCTACGGGGGCACGTCGACGTACATCCCGCTCAAGGTGAACCAGGCCGGTGTGATCCCGGTCATCTTCGCTTCGTCGCTGCTCTACATCCCTGGCCTCATCGTGCAGTTCAGCGGTTCGACCGCCGGCTGGGCGACCTGGGTCAAGGACAACCTGGTCAAGGGTGACCACCCGGCTTACATCGTCACGTACTTCCTGTTGATCGTGTTCTTCGCCTTCTTCTATGTGGCGATCTCGTTCAACCCCGAGGAAGTCGCCGACAACATGAAGAAGTATGGTGGCTTCATCCCGGGCATCCGGGCTGGCCGACCGACCGCTGAGTACCTGAGCTACGTGCTCAACCGGATCACCTGGCCGGGGTCGCTGTATCTGGGTGTGATCGCTCTTGTCCCAACGATGGCGTTGGTGGGCTTCGGCGCGAACCAGAACTTCCCGTTCGGCGGGACGAGCATCCTCATCATCGTGGGTGTGGGTCTGGAGACCGTGAAGCAGATCGAGAGCCAGCTCCAGCAGCGTAATTACGAAGGGTTCCTCCGCTGA
- the rplO gene encoding 50S ribosomal protein L15, with the protein MAENNPLKVHNLRPAPGAKTAKTRVGRGEASKGKTAGRGTKGTKARYQVPERFEGGQMPLHMRLPKLKGFKNPFRTEFQVVNLDKLGELYPQGGDVTVADLVAKGAVRKNSLVKVLGQGEISVALTVSVDAVSGSAKEKIAAAGGTVTELV; encoded by the coding sequence ATGGCGGAGAACAACCCGCTGAAGGTCCACAACCTCCGGCCCGCCCCGGGCGCCAAGACCGCCAAGACCCGTGTGGGTCGTGGTGAGGCGTCCAAGGGTAAGACCGCCGGTCGTGGTACCAAGGGCACCAAGGCCCGTTACCAGGTTCCGGAGCGCTTCGAGGGCGGGCAGATGCCCCTCCACATGCGCCTCCCGAAGCTGAAGGGCTTCAAGAACCCGTTCCGCACCGAGTTCCAGGTTGTCAACCTGGACAAGCTCGGTGAGCTCTACCCGCAGGGTGGGGACGTCACGGTGGCCGACCTGGTCGCCAAGGGCGCGGTACGCAAGAACAGCCTCGTCAAGGTCCTGGGCCAGGGCGAGATCTCGGTGGCGCTGACGGTTTCGGTTGACGCCGTTTCCGGCTCCGCCAAGGAGAAGATTGCCGCCGCGGGCGGCACCGTCACCGAGCTCGTCTGA
- the rpmD gene encoding 50S ribosomal protein L30, with translation MARLKITQTKSYIGSKQNHRDTLRSLGLKRLHDVVVKEDRPEFRGMANTVRHLVTVEEVD, from the coding sequence ATGGCTCGCCTCAAGATCACGCAGACGAAGTCGTACATCGGCAGCAAGCAGAACCACCGCGACACCCTGCGTTCGCTCGGGCTCAAGCGCCTGCACGACGTGGTTGTCAAGGAGGACCGCCCCGAGTTCCGCGGAATGGCTAACACCGTCCGCCACCTCGTGACGGTTGAGGAGGTCGACTGA
- the rpsE gene encoding 30S ribosomal protein S5, with amino-acid sequence MAGPQRRGSGAGGGERRDRKGRDGGAAAEKTAYVERVVAINRVAKVVKGGRRFSFTALVVVGDGDGTVGVGYGKAKEVPAAIAKGVEEAKKSFFKVPRIQGTIPHPITGEKAAGVVLLKPASPGTGVIAGGPVRAVLECAGVHDILSKSLGSDNAINIVHATVAALQGLQRPEEIAARRGLPLEDVAPAALLRARAGAGA; translated from the coding sequence ATGGCTGGACCCCAGCGCCGCGGAAGCGGTGCCGGTGGCGGCGAGCGGCGGGACCGGAAGGGTCGCGACGGTGGCGCTGCCGCCGAGAAGACCGCTTACGTTGAGCGCGTAGTCGCGATCAACCGCGTTGCCAAGGTTGTCAAGGGTGGTCGTCGCTTCAGCTTCACCGCGCTCGTCGTGGTCGGAGACGGTGACGGCACCGTAGGTGTCGGATACGGCAAGGCCAAGGAAGTTCCCGCGGCCATCGCCAAGGGCGTCGAAGAGGCCAAGAAGAGCTTCTTCAAGGTCCCGCGTATCCAGGGCACCATCCCTCACCCGATCACGGGCGAGAAGGCTGCGGGCGTCGTTCTGCTCAAGCCTGCTTCCCCCGGTACCGGTGTTATCGCCGGTGGCCCGGTGCGCGCCGTTCTGGAGTGCGCCGGCGTCCACGACATCCTGTCGAAGTCGCTCGGCTCCGACAACGCGATCAACATCGTGCACGCGACCGTGGCGGCCCTCCAGGGCCTGCAGCGTCCCGAGGAGATCGCGGCTCGCCGCGGTCTGCCCCTCGAGGACGTCGCCCCCGCGGCTCTGCTCCGTGCGCGTGCGGGAGCGGGTGCGTAA
- the rplR gene encoding 50S ribosomal protein L18, whose amino-acid sequence MAYGVKIAKGDAYKRAAIKRRHVRVRKHVSGTPERPRLVVTRSNRNIVAQVIDDIAGHTLASASTLDTSIRGGEGDKSAQAQQVGALVAERAKAAGVEAVVFDRGGNRYAGRIAALADAAREAGLKF is encoded by the coding sequence ATGGCATACGGTGTAAAGATCGCCAAGGGTGACGCGTACAAGCGCGCTGCCATCAAGCGCCGCCACGTCCGTGTCCGCAAGCACGTCTCCGGCACGCCGGAGCGTCCGCGCCTGGTCGTGACGCGCTCCAACCGCAACATCGTTGCGCAGGTCATCGACGACATCGCGGGCCACACGCTCGCTTCGGCGTCGACCCTGGACACCTCGATCCGCGGTGGCGAGGGCGACAAGAGCGCCCAGGCCCAGCAGGTCGGCGCGCTCGTCGCCGAGCGCGCCAAGGCCGCGGGTGTCGAGGCTGTCGTGTTCGACCGTGGTGGCAACAGGTACGCCGGGCGCATTGCCGCTCTGGCTGACGCCGCCCGCGAAGCCGGGCTGAAGTTCTAA
- the rplF gene encoding 50S ribosomal protein L6 has translation MSRIGKLPIQVPAGVDVTIDGRTVAVKGPKGSLSHTVASPIEVTKGEDGVLNVVRPNDERQNKALHGLSRTLVANMITGVTTGYTKALEISGVGYRVQAKGSNLEFALGYSHPIVVEAPEGITFKVESPTKLSVEGIDKQKVGEVAANIRKLRKPDPYKAKGVKYAGEVIRRKVGKAGK, from the coding sequence ATGTCGCGAATCGGCAAGCTCCCCATCCAGGTTCCCGCCGGTGTGGACGTCACCATCGATGGCCGCACGGTCGCGGTGAAGGGCCCCAAGGGGTCCCTCTCGCACACCGTCGCGTCGCCGATCGAGGTCACCAAGGGCGAGGACGGCGTGCTCAACGTCGTCCGTCCTAACGACGAGCGTCAGAACAAGGCCCTTCACGGCCTGTCCCGCACGCTGGTGGCGAACATGATCACCGGCGTGACCACGGGATACACCAAGGCGCTCGAAATCAGCGGTGTCGGTTACCGCGTCCAGGCGAAGGGCTCCAACCTGGAGTTCGCCCTGGGTTACAGCCACCCGATCGTCGTTGAGGCCCCTGAGGGCATCACCTTCAAGGTCGAGTCGCCCACGAAGCTCAGCGTCGAGGGCATCGACAAGCAGAAGGTCGGCGAGGTCGCCGCTAACATCCGCAAGCTGCGGAAGCCCGACCCGTACAAGGCCAAGGGCGTCAAGTACGCCGGCGAGGTTATCCGCCGCAAGGTCGGAAAGGCGGGTAAGTAA
- the rpsH gene encoding 30S ribosomal protein S8, whose translation MTMTDPIADMLTRLRNANSAYHDSVVMPHSKIKSHIAEILQQEGFITGWKTEDAEVGKNLVLELKFGPNRERSIAGIKRISKPGLRVYAKSTNLPKVLGGLGVAIISTSHGLLTGQQASKKGVGGEVLAYVW comes from the coding sequence ATGACCATGACTGATCCCATCGCAGACATGCTCACGCGTCTGCGTAACGCAAACTCGGCGTACCACGACTCCGTCGTGATGCCGCACAGCAAGATCAAGTCGCACATCGCGGAGATCCTCCAGCAGGAGGGATTCATCACCGGCTGGAAGACCGAGGACGCCGAGGTCGGCAAGAACCTCGTTCTCGAGCTGAAGTTCGGCCCGAACCGCGAGCGCTCGATCGCCGGCATCAAGCGGATCTCGAAGCCGGGTCTGCGTGTTTACGCGAAGTCCACCAATCTGCCGAAGGTTCTCGGCGGCCTGGGCGTGGCGATCATCTCCACGTCCCACGGTCTCCTGACCGGCCAGCAGGCCAGCAAGAAGGGCGTAGGTGGGGAAGTCCTCGCCTACGTCTGGTAG
- a CDS encoding type Z 30S ribosomal protein S14, protein MAKKSLIAKAARKPKFGVRGYTRCQRCGRPHSVYRKFGLCRVCLREMAHRGELPGVTKSSW, encoded by the coding sequence GTGGCGAAGAAGTCCCTGATCGCTAAGGCCGCCCGCAAGCCGAAGTTCGGCGTCCGCGGGTACACCCGCTGCCAGCGCTGCGGCCGGCCCCACTCCGTCTACCGCAAGTTCGGCCTGTGCCGTGTGTGCCTTCGTGAGATGGCCCACCGCGGCGAGCTGCCGGGCGTGACCAAGAGCTCCTGGTAA
- the rplE gene encoding 50S ribosomal protein L5, producing MTATTAPRLKTRYREEIAGKLREEFSYENVMQIPGLVKIVVNMGVGDAARDSKLIDGAIKDLTTITGQKPAVTKARKSIAQFKLREGQPIGCHVTLRGDRMWEFLDRTLSLALPRIRDFRGLSPKQFDGRGNYTFGLTEQVMFHEIDQDKIDRVRGMDITVVTTATNDDEGRALLRHLGFPFKEN from the coding sequence ATGACTGCCACCACTGCGCCGCGTCTCAAGACGCGCTACCGCGAGGAAATCGCCGGCAAGCTGCGTGAGGAGTTCTCCTACGAGAACGTCATGCAGATCCCCGGTCTCGTCAAGATCGTGGTCAACATGGGTGTGGGCGACGCCGCCCGCGACTCCAAGCTGATCGACGGTGCCATCAAGGACCTCACCACGATCACCGGTCAGAAGCCGGCCGTCACCAAGGCCCGCAAGTCGATCGCGCAGTTCAAGCTGCGCGAGGGGCAGCCGATCGGCTGCCACGTCACCCTCCGCGGTGACCGGATGTGGGAGTTCCTGGACCGTACGCTGTCGCTCGCGCTTCCGCGTATCCGTGACTTCCGTGGCCTGTCGCCGAAGCAGTTCGACGGCCGTGGCAACTACACCTTCGGTCTCACGGAGCAGGTCATGTTCCACGAGATCGACCAGGACAAGATCGACCGGGTCCGGGGCATGGACATCACCGTGGTCACCACGGCGACCAATGACGACGAGGGTCGTGCCCTCCTTCGTCACCTCGGCTTCCCGTTCAAGGAGAACTGA
- the rplX gene encoding 50S ribosomal protein L24: protein MKIKKGDLVQVITGKDRGKQGKVIVAYPTQNRVLVEGVNRVKKHTKAGQTARGSQTGGIVTTEAPVHVSNVQLVVEKDGKKVVTRVGYRFDDEGNKIRVAKRTGEDI, encoded by the coding sequence ATGAAGATCAAGAAGGGCGACCTGGTTCAGGTCATCACCGGTAAGGACCGCGGCAAGCAGGGCAAGGTCATCGTTGCCTACCCCACGCAGAACCGTGTCCTCGTCGAGGGTGTCAACCGGGTCAAGAAGCACACCAAGGCCGGCCAGACCGCTCGTGGTTCGCAGACCGGTGGCATCGTGACGACCGAAGCCCCTGTTCACGTCAGCAACGTTCAGCTGGTCGTGGAGAAGGACGGCAAGAAGGTCGTCACCCGCGTCGGCTACCGCTTTGACGACGAGGGCAACAAGATCCGCGTTGCCAAGCGGACCGGTGAGGACATCTGA
- the rplN gene encoding 50S ribosomal protein L14, with protein sequence MIQQESRLRVADNTGAKEILTIRVLGGSGRRYAGIGDVIVATVKDAIPGGNVKKGDVVKAVIVRTVKERRRQDGSYIRFDENAAVILKNDGDPRGTRIFGPVGRELREKKFMKIISLAPEVL encoded by the coding sequence GTGATCCAGCAGGAGTCGCGACTTCGTGTCGCCGACAACACGGGTGCGAAGGAAATTCTCACCATTCGTGTTCTCGGTGGCTCGGGTCGCCGCTACGCGGGTATCGGTGACGTAATCGTCGCCACCGTCAAGGACGCGATCCCCGGTGGCAACGTGAAGAAGGGTGACGTCGTCAAGGCGGTCATCGTTCGCACCGTCAAGGAGCGTCGTCGTCAGGACGGCTCGTACATCCGCTTCGACGAGAACGCCGCCGTCATTCTCAAGAACGACGGCGACCCCCGCGGCACCCGTATCTTCGGCCCGGTGGGCCGTGAGCTGCGCGAGAAGAAGTTCATGAAGATCATCTCGCTCGCGCCGGAGGTGCTGTAA
- the rpsQ gene encoding 30S ribosomal protein S17 → MSEKNVTETTEQRGFRKTREGLVVSDKMDKTVVVAVEDRVKHALYGKVIRRTNKLKAHDESNAAGIGDRVVIMETRPLSATKRWRIVEILEKAK, encoded by the coding sequence ATGAGCGAGAAGAATGTGACTGAGACGACTGAGCAGCGCGGTTTCCGCAAGACCCGTGAGGGTCTCGTCGTCAGCGACAAGATGGACAAGACCGTCGTCGTCGCTGTCGAGGACCGCGTCAAGCACGCGCTGTACGGCAAGGTCATCCGCCGTACGAACAAGCTCAAGGCGCACGACGAGTCCAACGCCGCCGGTATCGGCGACCGCGTCGTCATCATGGAGACGCGGCCGCTCTCGGCGACGAAGCGCTGGCGCATCGTCGAGATCCTCGAGAAGGCCAAGTAA
- the rpmC gene encoding 50S ribosomal protein L29 produces the protein MAAGTKATELRELNDEDLVAKLREAKEELFNLRFQAATGQLENHGRLKSVRKDIARIYTLMRERELGIETVESA, from the coding sequence ATGGCGGCCGGTACCAAGGCGACCGAGCTGCGTGAGCTGAACGACGAGGACCTCGTCGCCAAGCTGCGTGAGGCCAAGGAAGAGCTGTTCAACCTCCGCTTCCAGGCGGCGACCGGACAGCTCGAGAACCACGGTCGGCTCAAGTCCGTCCGTAAGGACATCGCCCGGATCTACACCCTGATGCGTGAGCGCGAGCTGGGCATCGAGACGGTGGAGAGCGCCTGA
- the rplP gene encoding 50S ribosomal protein L16 produces MLIPRRVKHRKQHHPKRSGMAKGGTEVAFGEYGIQALTPAYVTNRQIEAARIAMTRHIKRGGKVWINIYPDRPLTKKPAETRMGSGKGSPEWWIANVKPGRVMFELSYPNEKVAKEALTRAAHKLPMKCRIVRREAGES; encoded by the coding sequence ATGCTGATCCCTCGTAGGGTCAAGCACCGCAAGCAGCACCACCCCAAGCGCAGTGGTATGGCGAAGGGTGGCACTGAGGTCGCATTCGGTGAGTACGGCATCCAGGCTCTGACGCCGGCGTACGTGACGAACCGCCAGATCGAGGCTGCTCGTATCGCGATGACCCGCCACATCAAGCGTGGCGGCAAGGTCTGGATCAACATCTACCCGGACCGTCCCCTCACCAAGAAGCCCGCTGAGACCCGCATGGGTTCCGGTAAGGGCTCCCCGGAGTGGTGGATCGCGAACGTCAAGCCCGGCCGGGTGATGTTCGAGCTGTCCTACCCGAACGAGAAGGTCGCTAAGGAGGCGCTGACCCGCGCCGCCCACAAGCTTCCGATGAAGTGCCGCATCGTGCGGCGCGAGGCAGGTGAGTCGTGA
- the rpsC gene encoding 30S ribosomal protein S3 has translation MGQKVNPHGFRLGITTDFKSRWYADKLYKDYVKEDVAIRRMMTKGMERAGISKVEIERTRDRVRVDIHTARPGIVIGRRGAEADRIRGELEKLTGKQVQLNILEVKNPEVDAQLVAQAVAEQLSSRVSFRRAMRKSMQSTMKAGAKGIKIQCGGRLGGAEMSRSEFYREGRVPLHTLRANVDYGFFEAKTTFGRIGVKVWIYKGNVKNIAEVRAENAAARAGNRPARGGGSDRPAAGGRGGRGGERGGRGRKPQQSAPAAEAPKADAPAAAAPAESTGTEA, from the coding sequence ATGGGCCAGAAGGTTAACCCGCACGGGTTCCGACTCGGCATTACCACGGACTTCAAGTCCCGTTGGTACGCCGACAAGCTGTACAAGGACTACGTCAAGGAAGACGTCGCCATTCGTCGCATGATGACGAAGGGCATGGAGCGCGCCGGCATCTCGAAGGTTGAGATCGAGCGCACCCGCGACCGCGTCCGCGTCGACATCCACACCGCTCGTCCGGGCATCGTCATCGGCCGCCGCGGCGCCGAGGCCGACCGCATCCGCGGCGAGCTGGAGAAGCTGACCGGCAAGCAGGTCCAGCTCAACATCCTTGAGGTCAAGAACCCCGAGGTGGACGCTCAGCTGGTGGCCCAGGCCGTCGCCGAGCAGCTCTCCTCGCGTGTCTCCTTCCGTCGCGCCATGCGTAAGAGCATGCAGTCGACGATGAAGGCCGGCGCCAAGGGCATCAAGATCCAGTGCGGTGGCCGTCTCGGCGGCGCCGAGATGTCCCGTTCGGAGTTCTACCGCGAGGGCCGTGTGCCGCTGCACACGCTCCGCGCGAACGTGGACTACGGCTTCTTCGAGGCCAAGACGACCTTCGGCCGCATCGGCGTGAAGGTCTGGATCTACAAGGGCAATGTCAAGAACATCGCCGAGGTCCGTGCCGAGAACGCCGCGGCCCGTGCGGGTAACCGCCCGGCCCGTGGTGGCGGCAGTGACCGTCCGGCAGCCGGCGGCCGTGGTGGCCGTGGCGGCGAGCGTGGCGGCCGCGGCCGCAAGCCGCAGCAGTCCGCGCCGGCAGCCGAGGCCCCCAAGGCCGACGCTCCCGCCGCCGCTGCTCCGGCTGAGAGCACTGGAACGGAGGCCTGA
- the rplV gene encoding 50S ribosomal protein L22 gives MEARAQARYIRVTPMKARRVVDLIRGMDATEAQAVLRFAPQAASVPVGKVLDSAIANAAHNYDHTDAGSLVISEAYVDEGPTLKRFRPRAQGRAYRIRKRTSHITVVVSSKEGTR, from the coding sequence ATGGAAGCCAGGGCCCAGGCGCGGTACATCCGCGTCACGCCCATGAAGGCCCGCCGCGTGGTGGACCTTATCCGTGGCATGGATGCCACGGAGGCTCAGGCGGTCCTGCGTTTCGCCCCGCAGGCCGCGAGCGTGCCGGTTGGCAAGGTGCTTGACAGCGCCATCGCCAACGCTGCACACAACTACGACCACACCGACGCCGGCAGCCTCGTCATCTCCGAGGCGTACGTCGACGAGGGCCCGACCCTGAAGCGGTTCCGTCCGCGCGCCCAGGGCCGTGCCTACCGGATCCGCAAGCGGACCAGCCACATCACCGTGGTCGTCAGCAGCAAGGAAGGAACCCGGTAA
- the rpsS gene encoding 30S ribosomal protein S19 encodes MPRSLKKGPFVDGHLVKKVDVQNEAGTKNVIKTWSRRSMIIPDMLGHTIAVHNGKIHVPVFVTESMVGHKLGEFAPTRTFRGHVKDDRKSKRR; translated from the coding sequence ATGCCGCGCAGTCTCAAGAAGGGGCCTTTCGTCGACGGACACCTTGTCAAGAAGGTGGACGTACAGAACGAAGCAGGCACCAAGAACGTCATCAAGACCTGGTCCCGGCGCTCGATGATCATCCCGGACATGCTGGGACACACCATCGCGGTGCACAACGGCAAGATCCACGTCCCGGTGTTCGTCACCGAGTCGATGGTCGGCCACAAGCTCGGCGAGTTTGCGCCGACCCGCACCTTCCGCGGCCACGTCAAGGACGACCGCAAGTCGAAGCGCCGCTAA
- the rplB gene encoding 50S ribosomal protein L2: protein MGIRKYKPTTPGRRGSSVADFVEITRSTPEKSLVRPLHSKGGRNNTGRITVRHQGGGHKRAFRVIDFRRHDKDGVPAKVAHIEYDPNRTARIALLHYADGEKRYILAPAKLGQGDRVENGAGADIKPGNNLPLRNIPVGTTIHAIEMRPGGGAKIARSAGASVQLLAKEGAMAHLRMPSGEVRLVDIRCRATIGEVGNAEQSNINWGKAGRMRWKGVRPSVRGVAMNPVDHPHGGGEGKTSGGRHPVSPWGQKEGRTRSPKKASSKYIVRRRKTNKKR, encoded by the coding sequence ATGGGTATCCGCAAGTACAAGCCGACGACCCCGGGCCGTCGTGGCTCCAGCGTCGCCGACTTTGTCGAGATCACGCGGTCCACGCCGGAGAAGTCGCTGGTTCGCCCTCTGCACAGCAAGGGCGGCCGTAACAACACCGGCCGGATCACCGTTCGCCACCAGGGTGGCGGACACAAGCGCGCCTTCCGTGTGATCGACTTCCGTCGTCACGACAAGGACGGCGTGCCGGCCAAGGTCGCGCACATCGAGTACGACCCGAACCGCACCGCGCGCATCGCGCTCCTGCACTACGCGGACGGCGAGAAGCGCTACATCCTTGCCCCGGCCAAGCTGGGCCAGGGCGACCGGGTGGAGAACGGCGCAGGTGCCGACATCAAGCCGGGCAACAACCTGCCGCTGCGCAACATCCCGGTCGGTACGACCATCCACGCCATCGAGATGCGTCCCGGTGGCGGAGCGAAGATCGCCCGTTCCGCGGGTGCTTCGGTCCAGCTGCTCGCGAAGGAAGGCGCCATGGCGCACCTTCGTATGCCGTCGGGCGAGGTCCGCCTGGTCGACATCCGCTGCCGCGCCACCATCGGCGAGGTCGGCAATGCCGAGCAGTCGAACATCAACTGGGGCAAGGCCGGCCGTATGCGCTGGAAGGGCGTCCGCCCGTCCGTCCGCGGTGTCGCGATGAACCCGGTCGACCACCCGCACGGTGGTGGTGAGGGCAAGACCTCCGGTGGTCGTCACCCGGTCAGCCCGTGGGGTCAGAAGGAGGGTCGTACTCGCTCGCCGAAGAAGGCTTCGAGCAAGTACATCGTCCGCCGCCGCAAGACGAACAAGAAGCGCTAG
- the rplW gene encoding 50S ribosomal protein L23 — protein MAEATVTSKTFTDPRDVLVKPVVSEKSYALLDENKYTFIVAPGSNKTQIKQAVEAVFSVKVTGVNTINRQGKRKRTRTGFGKRADTKRAIVTLAEGDRIDIFGGPVS, from the coding sequence ATGGCTGAGGCGACCGTTACCAGCAAGACCTTCACGGACCCGCGCGACGTCCTCGTCAAGCCGGTTGTTTCCGAGAAGAGCTACGCGCTGCTCGACGAGAACAAGTACACGTTCATCGTCGCGCCGGGCTCCAACAAGACCCAGATCAAGCAGGCCGTGGAAGCGGTCTTCTCGGTCAAGGTCACCGGAGTCAACACGATCAACCGCCAGGGCAAGCGCAAGCGCACCCGCACCGGGTTCGGGAAGCGCGCTGACACCAAGCGCGCCATTGTGACCCTTGCCGAGGGCGACCGTATCGACATCTTCGGCGGCCCGGTCTCCTAA